In the Camelus dromedarius isolate mCamDro1 chromosome 13, mCamDro1.pat, whole genome shotgun sequence genome, one interval contains:
- the OLFM4 gene encoding olfactomedin-4, whose protein sequence is MEKNSISYTELDFELIKIEVREMEKLIKRLKVGFVGSTVIVDQLEIEIRNMTLLVEKLETLDKNNVLAIRREILALKNRLKECEASKEEIGPTPPAPGSCAHGGVVNISRPDIVKLNWRGFSYKYGAWGRDYLPQHPGKGLYWVAPLDTDGRILQYYRLYNTMDDLLLYTNAQQNRITYGQGSGIAVYKNSMYVNWYNTGNIARVNLTTNKVARTQTLPNAAYNNRFSYANVGWQDIDLAADENGLWVIYATEASTGNMVISKLNDTTLEVLNTWQTRQYKPSVTNAFMVCGVLYATRTLNTRTEEIFYYYDTNTGKEGRLSIVMQKMMENLQSINYHPFEQKLFVYNDGYLLTYDLVFQQKPQ, encoded by the exons atggaaaaaaattccatttcttaCACGGAACTGGACTTTGAACTGATCAAGATAGAAGTGagggagatggagaaactgaTTAAACGGCTGAAGGTCGGTTTTGTTGGAAGCACAGTGATTGTTGACCAGCTGGAAATAGAG atAAGGAATATGACTCTCCTGGTAGAGAAACTCGAGACGCTAGACAAAAACAATGTTCTTGCCATTCGCCGAGAAATCCTGGCTCTGAAGAACCGGCTCAAGGAATGTGAGGCCTCTAAAGAGGAAATTGGCCCCACTCCTCCGGCTCCAG GGAGCTGTGCTCACGGTGGTGTGGTGAACATCAGCAGACCAGATATAGTTAAGCTCAACTGGAGAGGGTTTTCCTATAAGTATGGTGCCTGGGGGAGGGATTACTTGCCCCAGCATCCAGGCAAAGGGCTGTACTGGGTGGCACCTTTGGATACAGATGGGAGAATTTTGCAATATTACAGACTTTACAATACAATGGATGATTTGCTATTGTACACAAATGCCCAGCAGAATCGGATTACCTATGGCCAAGGCAGTGGTATAGCAGTTTACAAGAACAGCATGTATGTGAACTGGTACAACACGGGGAACATTGCCAGAGTTAACCTGACCACCAACAAGGTTGCTCGGACTCAAACTCTCCCGAATGCTGCCTACAATAACCGCTTTTCGTATGCTAATGTTGGTTGGCAAGATATTGACTTGGCTGCGGATGAGAATGGATTGTGGGTGATTTACGCCACTGAAGCCAGCACTGGTAACATGGTGATTAGTAAACTCAACGACACCACACTTGAGGTGCTAAACACTTGGCAGACCAGGCAGTATAAACCATCTGTGACTAATGCGTTCATGGTGTGTGGGGTTCTGTATGCCACCCGTACTCTGAACACCAGAACAGAAGAGATTTTCTACTACTATGACACAAACACAGGGAAAGAGGGCAGACTAAGCATTGTCATGCAGAAGATGATGGAAAACTTGCAGAGTATTAACTATCACCCTTTCGAGCAGAAACTTTTTGTCTATAACGATGGTTATCTTCTGACTTACGATCTTGTCTTCCAGCAAAAACCCCAGTAA